In the Hemitrygon akajei chromosome 20, sHemAka1.3, whole genome shotgun sequence genome, one interval contains:
- the tra2a gene encoding transformer-2 protein homolog alpha isoform X5 gives MCPRLSKDSRSPSKSPSGSAGRAKSESRSASRSPSRASKRSESRSRSRSKSRSHSRRHSHRRYSRSRSRSHSHRRRSRSRSYTPEYRSRRRSRSHSPMSSRRRHAGSRTGHVSAKHGGALIVDVEKSAARTAPSSQMKDDSWRRAAYGKKEGKLGSQNANPDPNTCLGVFGLSLYTTERDLREVFSRYGPLAGVNVVYDQRTGRSRGFAFVYFERLEDAKEAMERANGMELDGRRIRVDYSITKRPHTPTPGIYMGRPTHSSGGGGGGGRRRDSYYDRGYDKYDRYDDRDYDYRYSRRRSPSPYYSRGYRSRSRSRSYSPRRY, from the exons ATGTGTCCTAGGTTAAGTAAA GACTCCCGCTCACCATCAAAATCTCCAAGTGGAAGTGCTGGTCGTGCAAAATCTGAAAGTCGCTCTGCATCTCGCAGTCCATCGAGAGCCTCAAAGCGTTCAGAATCTCGCTCACGATCAAGATCTAAATCTAG ATCACACTCGCGGAGACATTCACACCGCAGGTATTCACGCTCCCGATCACGATCCCATTCACACCGAAGGCGGTCCCGCAGCAGATCTTACACGCCTGAGTATCGGTCACGGAGAAGGAGCCGCAGTCATTCACCAATGTCTAGCCGAAGGCGCCATGCAGGAAGTAGA ACGGGCCATGTGTCGGCGAAACACGGAGGAGCATTGATAGTAGATGTGGAGAAGTCCGCTGCCAGGACTGCCCCGTCATCCCAGATGAAGGATGATTCCTGGAGGCGAGCAGCATATGGGAAGAAAGAAGGCAAACTCGGTTCTCAAAAC GCTAATCCAGACCCAAACACCTGCCTTGGTGTTTTTGGGCTCAGTTTGTACACAACTGAGCGGGATCTTCGTGAAGTGTTTTCTCGCTATGGGCCTTTGGCAGGTGTCAATGTCGTCTATGATCAGCGGACTGGTCGTTCAAGAGGATTTGCCTTTGTTTATTTTGAAAGGCTCGAGGATGCTAAAGAG GCAATGGAACGTGCTAATGGGATGGAATTGGATGGTAGACGGATTCGTGTAGATTATTCTATTACAAAGAGGCCCCACACTCCTACTCCTGGAATCTATATGGGAAGGCCAACTCA CAGCagtggaggtggtggtggtggagggcgTCGTCGGGATTCTTACTATGATCGAGGCTATGATAAATATGATCGATATGATGATCGGGATTATGATTATCGATACAG TAGACGACGATCTCCATCACCTTACTATAGCAGAGGATACCGATCACGCTCAAGGTCTCGTTCTTATTCACCTC
- the tra2a gene encoding transformer-2 protein homolog alpha isoform X3, whose product MSDIDEAAYEGRDSRSPSKSPSGSAGRAKSESRSASRSPSRASKRSESRSRSRSKSRSHSRRHSHRRYSRSRSRSHSHRRRSRSRSYTPEYRSRRRSRSHSPMSSRRRHAGSRTGHVSAKHGGALIVDVEKSAARTAPSSQMKDDSWRRAAYGKKEGKLGSQNANPDPNTCLGVFGLSLYTTERDLREVFSRYGPLAGVNVVYDQRTGRSRGFAFVYFERLEDAKEAMERANGMELDGRRIRVDYSITKRPHTPTPGIYMGRPTHSSGGGGGGGRRRDSYYDRGYDKYDRYDDRDYDYRYRRRSPSPYYSRGYRSRSRSRSYSPRRY is encoded by the exons GACTCCCGCTCACCATCAAAATCTCCAAGTGGAAGTGCTGGTCGTGCAAAATCTGAAAGTCGCTCTGCATCTCGCAGTCCATCGAGAGCCTCAAAGCGTTCAGAATCTCGCTCACGATCAAGATCTAAATCTAG ATCACACTCGCGGAGACATTCACACCGCAGGTATTCACGCTCCCGATCACGATCCCATTCACACCGAAGGCGGTCCCGCAGCAGATCTTACACGCCTGAGTATCGGTCACGGAGAAGGAGCCGCAGTCATTCACCAATGTCTAGCCGAAGGCGCCATGCAGGAAGTAGA ACGGGCCATGTGTCGGCGAAACACGGAGGAGCATTGATAGTAGATGTGGAGAAGTCCGCTGCCAGGACTGCCCCGTCATCCCAGATGAAGGATGATTCCTGGAGGCGAGCAGCATATGGGAAGAAAGAAGGCAAACTCGGTTCTCAAAAC GCTAATCCAGACCCAAACACCTGCCTTGGTGTTTTTGGGCTCAGTTTGTACACAACTGAGCGGGATCTTCGTGAAGTGTTTTCTCGCTATGGGCCTTTGGCAGGTGTCAATGTCGTCTATGATCAGCGGACTGGTCGTTCAAGAGGATTTGCCTTTGTTTATTTTGAAAGGCTCGAGGATGCTAAAGAG GCAATGGAACGTGCTAATGGGATGGAATTGGATGGTAGACGGATTCGTGTAGATTATTCTATTACAAAGAGGCCCCACACTCCTACTCCTGGAATCTATATGGGAAGGCCAACTCA CAGCagtggaggtggtggtggtggagggcgTCGTCGGGATTCTTACTATGATCGAGGCTATGATAAATATGATCGATATGATGATCGGGATTATGATTATCGATACAG ACGACGATCTCCATCACCTTACTATAGCAGAGGATACCGATCACGCTCAAGGTCTCGTTCTTATTCACCTC
- the tra2a gene encoding transformer-2 protein homolog alpha isoform X1, with protein MSDIDEAAYEGRDSRSPSKSPSGSAGRAKSESRSASRSPSRASKRSESRSRSRSKSRSHSRRHSHRRYSRSRSRSHSHRRRSRSRSYTPEYRSRRRSRSHSPMSSRRRHAGSRTGHVSAKHGGALIVDVEKSAARTAPSSQMKDDSWRRAAYGKKEGKLGSQNANPDPNTCLGVFGLSLYTTERDLREVFSRYGPLAGVNVVYDQRTGRSRGFAFVYFERLEDAKEAMERANGMELDGRRIRVDYSITKRPHTPTPGIYMGRPTHSSGGGGGGGRRRDSYYDRGYDKYDRYDDRDYDYRYSRRRSPSPYYSRGYRSRSRSRSYSPRRY; from the exons GACTCCCGCTCACCATCAAAATCTCCAAGTGGAAGTGCTGGTCGTGCAAAATCTGAAAGTCGCTCTGCATCTCGCAGTCCATCGAGAGCCTCAAAGCGTTCAGAATCTCGCTCACGATCAAGATCTAAATCTAG ATCACACTCGCGGAGACATTCACACCGCAGGTATTCACGCTCCCGATCACGATCCCATTCACACCGAAGGCGGTCCCGCAGCAGATCTTACACGCCTGAGTATCGGTCACGGAGAAGGAGCCGCAGTCATTCACCAATGTCTAGCCGAAGGCGCCATGCAGGAAGTAGA ACGGGCCATGTGTCGGCGAAACACGGAGGAGCATTGATAGTAGATGTGGAGAAGTCCGCTGCCAGGACTGCCCCGTCATCCCAGATGAAGGATGATTCCTGGAGGCGAGCAGCATATGGGAAGAAAGAAGGCAAACTCGGTTCTCAAAAC GCTAATCCAGACCCAAACACCTGCCTTGGTGTTTTTGGGCTCAGTTTGTACACAACTGAGCGGGATCTTCGTGAAGTGTTTTCTCGCTATGGGCCTTTGGCAGGTGTCAATGTCGTCTATGATCAGCGGACTGGTCGTTCAAGAGGATTTGCCTTTGTTTATTTTGAAAGGCTCGAGGATGCTAAAGAG GCAATGGAACGTGCTAATGGGATGGAATTGGATGGTAGACGGATTCGTGTAGATTATTCTATTACAAAGAGGCCCCACACTCCTACTCCTGGAATCTATATGGGAAGGCCAACTCA CAGCagtggaggtggtggtggtggagggcgTCGTCGGGATTCTTACTATGATCGAGGCTATGATAAATATGATCGATATGATGATCGGGATTATGATTATCGATACAG TAGACGACGATCTCCATCACCTTACTATAGCAGAGGATACCGATCACGCTCAAGGTCTCGTTCTTATTCACCTC
- the tra2a gene encoding transformer-2 protein homolog alpha isoform X2 codes for MSDIDEAAYEGRDSRSPSKSPSGSAGRAKSESRSASRSPSRASKRSESRSRSRSKSRSHSRRHSHRRYSRSRSRSHSHRRRSRSRSYTPEYRSRRRSRSHSPMSSRRRHAGSRTGHVSAKHGGALIVDVEKSAARTAPSSQMKDDSWRRAAYGKKEGKLGSQNANPDPNTCLGVFGLSLYTTERDLREVFSRYGPLAGVNVVYDQRTGRSRGFAFVYFERLEDAKEAMERANGMELDGRRIRVDYSITKRPHTPTPGIYMGRPTHSGGGGGGGRRRDSYYDRGYDKYDRYDDRDYDYRYSRRRSPSPYYSRGYRSRSRSRSYSPRRY; via the exons GACTCCCGCTCACCATCAAAATCTCCAAGTGGAAGTGCTGGTCGTGCAAAATCTGAAAGTCGCTCTGCATCTCGCAGTCCATCGAGAGCCTCAAAGCGTTCAGAATCTCGCTCACGATCAAGATCTAAATCTAG ATCACACTCGCGGAGACATTCACACCGCAGGTATTCACGCTCCCGATCACGATCCCATTCACACCGAAGGCGGTCCCGCAGCAGATCTTACACGCCTGAGTATCGGTCACGGAGAAGGAGCCGCAGTCATTCACCAATGTCTAGCCGAAGGCGCCATGCAGGAAGTAGA ACGGGCCATGTGTCGGCGAAACACGGAGGAGCATTGATAGTAGATGTGGAGAAGTCCGCTGCCAGGACTGCCCCGTCATCCCAGATGAAGGATGATTCCTGGAGGCGAGCAGCATATGGGAAGAAAGAAGGCAAACTCGGTTCTCAAAAC GCTAATCCAGACCCAAACACCTGCCTTGGTGTTTTTGGGCTCAGTTTGTACACAACTGAGCGGGATCTTCGTGAAGTGTTTTCTCGCTATGGGCCTTTGGCAGGTGTCAATGTCGTCTATGATCAGCGGACTGGTCGTTCAAGAGGATTTGCCTTTGTTTATTTTGAAAGGCTCGAGGATGCTAAAGAG GCAATGGAACGTGCTAATGGGATGGAATTGGATGGTAGACGGATTCGTGTAGATTATTCTATTACAAAGAGGCCCCACACTCCTACTCCTGGAATCTATATGGGAAGGCCAACTCA CagtggaggtggtggtggtggagggcgTCGTCGGGATTCTTACTATGATCGAGGCTATGATAAATATGATCGATATGATGATCGGGATTATGATTATCGATACAG TAGACGACGATCTCCATCACCTTACTATAGCAGAGGATACCGATCACGCTCAAGGTCTCGTTCTTATTCACCTC
- the tra2a gene encoding transformer-2 protein homolog alpha isoform X4, whose protein sequence is MSDIDEAAYEGRDSRSPSKSPSGSAGRAKSESRSASRSPSRASKRSESRSRSRSKSRSHSRRHSHRRYSRSRSRSHSHRRRSRSRSYTPEYRSRRRSRSHSPMSSRRRHAGSRTGHVSAKHGGALIVDVEKSAARTAPSSQMKDDSWRRAAYGKKEGKLGSQNANPDPNTCLGVFGLSLYTTERDLREVFSRYGPLAGVNVVYDQRTGRSRGFAFVYFERLEDAKEAMERANGMELDGRRIRVDYSITKRPHTPTPGIYMGRPTHSGGGGGGGRRRDSYYDRGYDKYDRYDDRDYDYRYRRRSPSPYYSRGYRSRSRSRSYSPRRY, encoded by the exons GACTCCCGCTCACCATCAAAATCTCCAAGTGGAAGTGCTGGTCGTGCAAAATCTGAAAGTCGCTCTGCATCTCGCAGTCCATCGAGAGCCTCAAAGCGTTCAGAATCTCGCTCACGATCAAGATCTAAATCTAG ATCACACTCGCGGAGACATTCACACCGCAGGTATTCACGCTCCCGATCACGATCCCATTCACACCGAAGGCGGTCCCGCAGCAGATCTTACACGCCTGAGTATCGGTCACGGAGAAGGAGCCGCAGTCATTCACCAATGTCTAGCCGAAGGCGCCATGCAGGAAGTAGA ACGGGCCATGTGTCGGCGAAACACGGAGGAGCATTGATAGTAGATGTGGAGAAGTCCGCTGCCAGGACTGCCCCGTCATCCCAGATGAAGGATGATTCCTGGAGGCGAGCAGCATATGGGAAGAAAGAAGGCAAACTCGGTTCTCAAAAC GCTAATCCAGACCCAAACACCTGCCTTGGTGTTTTTGGGCTCAGTTTGTACACAACTGAGCGGGATCTTCGTGAAGTGTTTTCTCGCTATGGGCCTTTGGCAGGTGTCAATGTCGTCTATGATCAGCGGACTGGTCGTTCAAGAGGATTTGCCTTTGTTTATTTTGAAAGGCTCGAGGATGCTAAAGAG GCAATGGAACGTGCTAATGGGATGGAATTGGATGGTAGACGGATTCGTGTAGATTATTCTATTACAAAGAGGCCCCACACTCCTACTCCTGGAATCTATATGGGAAGGCCAACTCA CagtggaggtggtggtggtggagggcgTCGTCGGGATTCTTACTATGATCGAGGCTATGATAAATATGATCGATATGATGATCGGGATTATGATTATCGATACAG ACGACGATCTCCATCACCTTACTATAGCAGAGGATACCGATCACGCTCAAGGTCTCGTTCTTATTCACCTC